Proteins encoded within one genomic window of Anopheles gambiae chromosome 3, idAnoGambNW_F1_1, whole genome shotgun sequence:
- the LOC1277654 gene encoding guanine nucleotide-binding protein-like 1, with the protein MPQGRRKVAFSGKQKKQQLLAKKQAKSSTSHNLIRNLKDEESSDISEDSDMPRTFGQNIEKINLQPLKDPRSKTNRYVLQFHRETAKELREMKEEARKGLVYRSEQEMELGDNYFQQYDFPTRPKWTYEMSKEQLDGNENRYFFKYVTKLEKDHYDDMKSLSFCELNLETWRQLWRVLELSDIVLIIVDARFPTLMFPPALYKYVTEELGKGMMLVINKIDLVEAEAVLAWKRYFEQKYPHIHVVLFTSYPSYNLRGKQESKYGLKIRRRRGRMRMAAEGAQQIYDICHKYVGDEVDLGSWEQKILEERNAPMEVDGDEDKKLVSERTHEEEKDFAFEEHVKFKNGVLTIGCVGYPNVGKSSLLNAVMGRKVVSVSRTPGHTKHFQTIFLTNTVRLCDCPGLVFPSSTPRRLQVLMGSYPIAQLREPYASIRFLAERLDLVRLLSLKHPESDNDEWSAIDICDAWAIKRGFLTAKAARPDTYRAANSILRMALDGKITLSLKPIGYHLEKEKLATDPGLARVKEIQAIVENDGNDDEDDCFSDTDTEDMAGASNDGDNEEDEDPNSTMSPPAGSSSANPFDLLGSPE; encoded by the exons ATGCCGCAAGGAAGGCGCAAGGTAGCTTTCAgtggaaaacagaaaaagcaaCAGCTGCTAGCAAAAAAACAGGCGAAAA GTAGCACATCGCACAACTTAATACGAAACCTGAAGGATGAGGAGTCGAGTGACATCAGCGAGGACAGCGATATGCCGAGAACGTTCGGGCAGAACATTGAAAAGATCAACCTGCAACCGTTGAAGGATCCGCGCAGCAAAACGAACCGATACGTGCTGCAGTTCCACCGGGAAACGGCGAAGGAACTGCGGGAGATGAAGGAGGAAGCTCGGAAGGGGCTGGTGTATCGCAGCGAGCAGGAGATGGAGCTGGGGGACAACTACTTCCAGCAGTACGATTTCCCCACGCGGCCCAAGTGGACGTACGAGATGTCGAAGGAGCAGCtggatggcaacgagaatcgGTACTTCTTT AAGTACGTTACAAAGCTGGAGAAGGATCATTACGACGACATGAAATCGCTGAGCTTCTGTGAGTTGAATTTAGAAACCTGGAGACAGTTGTGGCGTGTGCTAGAGTTGTCGGACATAGTTTTAATCATTGTGGATGCTCGTTTCCCT ACGCTCATGTTTCCACCTGCGCTTTACAAGTACGTGACGGAGGAGCTCGGCAAGGGAATGATGCTAGTCATCAACAAGATCGACCTGGTGGAAGCGGAAGCGGTACTGGCCTGGAAACGATACTTCGAGCAGAAGTATCCGCATATCCATGTGGTGCTGTTCACGTCCTACCCTTCGTACAACCTGCGCGGTAAGCAGGAAAGCAAGTACGGGCTGAAAATTCGTCGCCGCCGTGGCCGCATGCGCATGGCAGCGGAAGGAGCGCAGCAGATCTACGACATCTGCCACAAGTACGTCGGCGATGAGGTGGATCTGGGCTCGTGGGAGCAAAAGATTCTCGAGGAACGCAACGCACCGATGGAGGTGGACGGGGACGAGGACAAGAAGCTCGTTTCGGAGCGAACGCACGAGGAGGAGAAAGATTTCGCGTTCGAAGAGCACGTCAAGTTTAAGAACGGCGTGCTTACGATCGGGTGCGTCGGCTACCCGAACGTTGGTAAATCGTCCCTGCTGAATGCCGTCATGGGCCGGAAGGTGGTCAGCGTGAGTCGTACGCCGGGCCACACGAAACACTTCCAGACGATCTTCCTCACCAACACGGTACGGTTGTGCGACTGTCCTGGGTTGGTGTTTCCCTCCTCGACACCACGCCGGCTGCAGGTGCTGATGGGAAGCTATCCGATCGCGCAGCTGCGCGAACCGTACGCCTCGATCCGGTTTCTGGCCGAGCGGCTCGATCTGGTGCGGCTGCTGTCCCTGAAGCATCCGGAAAGCGACAACGATGAATGGTCCGCGATCGATATTTGTGACGCTTGGGCGATCAAGCGAGGCTTTCTGACGGCCAAAGCTGCCCGGCCGGACACGTACCGAGCGGCCAACAGTATTCTGCGCATGGCGCTGGACGGTAAAATCACGCTCTCGCTGAAACCGATCGGGTACCACCTGGAGAAGGAGAAGCTGGCCACCGATCCGGGGCTGGCACGGGTGAAGGAAATCCAAGCGATCGTCGAGAACGATGGTAACGACGATGAGGACGATTGCTTTTCGGACACGGATACGGAAGACATGGCTGGAGCGAGCAATGACGGTGATAATGAGGAGGATGAAGATCCAAACAGTACGATGTCTCCGCCGGCAGGCTCTAGCAGTGCAAATCCGTTCGATCTGCTCGGTAGTCCCGAGTAG